A stretch of Lathyrus oleraceus cultivar Zhongwan6 chromosome 6, CAAS_Psat_ZW6_1.0, whole genome shotgun sequence DNA encodes these proteins:
- the LOC127095399 gene encoding uncharacterized protein LOC127095399, producing MPTHGQMMVNVISKDKSKIGVTDVDQLRTPMSVVKRHLLKNGVFPGCDNYCAACTVTANGCVILRETVQKMMDEGSLRFEKVALENEDISTITIYFDPVHLSVPANVAPITITVPGPIPYESDGVVPWDYGGDVHCNGKKKEDQAAVDTTVSRVNNVGRSSFTRSGRLFAPNTLRGGDVEKEQRDKAEALSRAKGKQVVNEDTPRAAQAPVEPESEFDAEAEEFLRIIKRAYVPQEITVNQLETVVSSVNASHGLGFTDLDLTMDGRNHNKALHLSMECKGDVLSHVLIDTGSSLNVLPKKALAKLDCKGLILRPTDMVVRAFDGSKRFVFGEVELPVKIGPEVFKSVFCVMDVQPAYNCLLGRPWIHATGAVTSTLYQKLKYILDGQVVTVCGEEDIFVSQLSSFKYVEMDGEIFETPRQAFETVKVENAVFTEREKKPFIASYKQAVEVVKSGEAPGWGRVIDVAVKEDKFGIGYQSGQGSSGPNKGRRQPFTFTSAGMLDPGRICAVGKETDSYRIEDLAV from the coding sequence atgccgacgcatggtcagatgATGGTGAATGTAATTTCTAAGGATAAAAGTAAAATCGGGGTGACGGATGTAGATCAGTTGAGGACcccaatgtctgtggtcaagagacattTGTTAAAGAATGGAGTTTTTCCTGGTTGTGATAATTATTGTGCTGCTTGTACTGTAACTGCAAATGGGTGTGTAATCTTGAGGGAGACGGTTCAGAaaatgatggatgagggaagtctccgatttgagaaagttgcTTTGGAGAATGAGGATATTTCAACGATAACCATTTATTTCGATCCTGTCCACTTGTCAGTGCCGGCAAATGTGGCTCCAattaccatcacggtacctggacctATTCCGTATGAAAGTGATGGTGTTGTGCCATGGGACTATGGTGGTGATGTGCATTGCAATGGGAAAAAGAAGGAAGATCAGGCTGCAGTTGATACCACCGTTTCAAGGGTGAACAATGTCGGGCGTAGTAGTTTCACTCGTAGCGGGAGGTTGTTTGCACCTAACACGTTGAGAGGTGGTGATGTAGAAAAAGAACAGAGggataaggccgaggctttatCCAGGGCAAAAGGAAAGCAGGTGGTGAATGAGGATACTCCTAGAGCGGCACAGGCGCCTGTAGAGCCGGAAAGTGAGTTTGACGCTGAAGCCGAGGAGTTTTTGAGAATTATTAAGAGGGCCTACGTCCCGCAGGAGATTACAGTCAATCAGTTAGAGACAGTGGTATCGAGTgttaatgccagccatgggttaGGTTTCACTGATCTCGATCTTACTATGGACGGGCGCAATCACAATAAGGCACTACACCtttcgatggagtgtaaaggagaTGTGCTTTCGCATGTTTTGATTGATACGggctcgtcactcaatgtgttgcctaagaaggccttGGCTAAATTGGACTGCAAGGGATTGATTTTGAGGCCTACTGATATGGTGGTTAGAGCGTTTGATGGCTCTAAAAGGTTTGTGTTCGGGGAAGTTGAGCTCCCCGTAAAGATTGGTCCTGAGGTGTTCAAATCTGTGTTTTGTGTCATGGACGTTCAGCCGGCGTACAACTGTTTGTTGGGccgtccatggatacatgctaCTGGGGCAGTAACATCGACTCTATATcagaagttaaagtatatctTGGATGGGCAAGTCGTGACAGTTTGCGGTGAGGAGGATATTTTTGTCAGCCAGTTGTCATCATTTAagtatgtggaaatggacggtgaaatattcgAAACACCAAGGcaggcgtttgaaaccgtcaaggtggagaatgccgTTTTCACCGAAAGAGAGAAGAAGCCGTTCATTGCTTCTTATAAACAGGCTGTGGAGGTGGTGAAAAGTGGAgaggccccaggttggggaagagTGATAGATGTTGCGGTGAAGGAGGATaagtttgggattggttatcagtcaggccaaggctcgtctggacCAAATAAAGGTCGTCGCCAACCATTCACATTCACtagtgctggaatgctagatccaggCCGTATCTGTGCTGTGGGCaaagagactgaca